In Pigmentibacter ruber, a genomic segment contains:
- a CDS encoding helix-turn-helix domain-containing protein has translation MQLKELVKQMRLDAGLTERKAADIIRKKAEIWKSWEIGKRRPSLEDLRIFCEETHQDFNEVKRKYADTFVENKLKHHISSNNEKDSEDVFFIADKITNDILFEKNETRFSSKFCKLEHIDGSILITRWGSNFKFPNTKYDANIQLVNLFKHKLLNGIEIKKQIIIFLYKCKELGLELNYGIFKVNSN, from the coding sequence ATGCAATTGAAAGAATTGGTAAAACAAATGAGGTTAGATGCAGGTCTTACAGAACGAAAAGCGGCTGATATAATAAGAAAGAAAGCTGAGATATGGAAAAGTTGGGAAATTGGGAAAAGAAGGCCAAGTTTAGAAGATTTGAGAATATTTTGTGAAGAAACACACCAAGATTTTAACGAAGTAAAAAGAAAATACGCCGACACATTTGTTGAAAATAAATTAAAACATCATATATCAAGTAATAACGAAAAAGATTCTGAAGATGTTTTCTTTATTGCTGATAAGATTACAAATGACATTTTATTTGAAAAAAATGAAACTCGTTTCTCTTCCAAATTTTGTAAACTAGAGCACATAGATGGGAGTATTCTAATTACAAGATGGGGAAGTAATTTTAAATTTCCTAACACAAAATATGATGCCAATATTCAATTAGTTAATCTATTTAAGCATAAACTCTTGAATGGAATTGAAATTAAAAAACAAATTATTATATTTTTGTATAAATGCAAGGAATTAGGACTTGAATTAAATTATGGAATTTTTAAAGTAAATTCTAATTGA
- a CDS encoding Abi family protein, giving the protein MIITNETFAENILKHINYYRLSGYWKIFEEKLEENHRYHSNTSIERIVNLYYFDKKFRLLILEAIETFEISFRTIWAYCLSIKQNDSHAYIDHNIYEKKDRHISDLSDIMKNYSNSKEEYLVHYKTKYGNPIFPPIWSICENFSFGTLVSLYLNLKINLKKEISKEYQLDDEVFESCLRNINIVRNICAHHGRLWNRKLTSCRMKIPKKPENLSNLWEKDGDNSAKIYNTIIILNHFSKIIDSNSKWIDEIKKFLNDSLKTNLILNSDLKMMGINIYEFNKI; this is encoded by the coding sequence ATGATAATTACTAATGAAACTTTTGCAGAAAACATACTTAAACACATTAATTACTATAGGTTAAGTGGATATTGGAAAATCTTTGAAGAAAAATTAGAGGAAAATCATAGATATCACAGCAATACTAGTATAGAACGCATCGTTAATTTATATTATTTCGATAAAAAATTTAGACTTCTTATTTTAGAGGCCATTGAAACATTTGAAATATCATTTAGAACTATTTGGGCATATTGTCTTTCTATAAAACAAAATGATTCCCATGCTTACATAGATCATAATATCTATGAAAAAAAAGACAGACATATTAGCGATTTGTCTGACATTATGAAAAACTATTCAAATAGTAAAGAAGAGTATCTTGTTCATTACAAGACAAAATACGGTAATCCTATTTTTCCTCCTATTTGGTCAATTTGTGAAAATTTTTCTTTCGGAACATTAGTAAGTTTATATTTAAATTTAAAAATAAACTTAAAAAAAGAAATAAGCAAAGAATATCAACTAGATGACGAGGTCTTTGAATCATGTTTACGAAATATCAATATTGTACGAAATATTTGTGCTCACCATGGGCGCCTCTGGAATAGAAAACTAACGTCATGTAGGATGAAAATCCCAAAAAAACCAGAAAACTTAAGTAATTTATGGGAAAAAGATGGGGATAACAGTGCTAAAATATATAATACAATTATAATTCTAAATCATTTCTCAAAAATAATAGATTCTAACTCTAAATGGATAGATGAAATAAAGAAATTTTTAAACGATTCATTAAAGACGAATTTAATATTAAATTCAGATTTGAAAATGATGGGTATTAATATATATGAATTTAATAAAATATAA
- a CDS encoding DUF29 family protein: MINKNLILKKEVELYHKLYENDLSSAISFLILNNYNLKSYFPSVNNDDYTEYELLWDLEVEKKYAVLARSDLEDKIRENDYIEIYLKGKLNEIYKDTRKEILEYSDGTISSFHFKKYFENNVPTECPFSFEYILDTKSYNYT, encoded by the coding sequence ATGATTAACAAAAATTTGATACTTAAAAAAGAAGTAGAACTTTATCATAAACTTTATGAAAATGATTTATCTTCAGCTATAAGCTTTCTTATATTAAATAATTATAATTTAAAATCATATTTTCCAAGTGTTAATAATGATGACTATACGGAATATGAACTACTTTGGGATTTAGAAGTTGAAAAAAAATATGCTGTTCTAGCGAGATCAGATTTAGAAGATAAAATTCGAGAAAATGATTACATTGAGATATATTTGAAAGGAAAGCTTAATGAAATATATAAGGATACCAGAAAAGAAATTTTAGAATATTCTGATGGTACTATAAGTTCATTTCATTTTAAAAAATATTTCGAAAATAATGTGCCTACAGAGTGCCCTTTTTCATTTGAATATATTTTAGATACAAAATCTTATAACTATACATAA
- a CDS encoding DUF2513 domain-containing protein, with translation MELDVEYIKIILVNLKNGKIIIKNKEIKVPNNGIDNVTINFGHKSYGKTEEEISELNKFHYHLKILIDNKFLYGHIGGSIDSYPPFKIQGLTLQGHQFLEATENDNLLEKIKKSIKSITLGTIEKVPALAIGAILSASLK, from the coding sequence ATGGAACTTGACGTTGAATATATAAAAATAATTCTTGTAAATTTAAAAAATGGCAAAATTATCATTAAAAACAAAGAAATAAAAGTTCCAAATAATGGAATTGATAATGTAACTATTAATTTTGGTCATAAAAGTTATGGAAAAACAGAAGAAGAAATAAGTGAACTTAATAAATTTCATTATCACTTGAAAATTTTGATTGATAATAAATTTTTATATGGGCACATTGGTGGTTCAATTGATTCATACCCTCCTTTTAAAATTCAAGGGTTGACCTTGCAAGGCCATCAGTTCTTGGAAGCTACTGAAAATGATAATTTACTAGAAAAAATTAAAAAATCTATTAAATCTATCACATTGGGAACAATAGAAAAAGTACCCGCTTTGGCTATAGGTGCCATTCTATCCGCTTCTCTTAAATAA
- a CDS encoding type II toxin-antitoxin system RelE/ParE family toxin, translated as MTDHWTIEYYNDELFEKWFRKLSKQGKFEALYEEIKLLSKAGNILTMPHSKNLGEKLYELRERSYGIRVYYTFRKGKIILLLNGGDKSSQAEDIKKARKLIKNLE; from the coding sequence ATGACTGATCACTGGACGATTGAGTACTACAATGATGAGCTGTTTGAAAAATGGTTTCGAAAGCTAAGTAAACAAGGTAAGTTTGAAGCTCTTTATGAAGAAATCAAGCTCTTATCCAAAGCAGGGAATATTCTCACAATGCCTCATAGTAAGAATCTTGGTGAAAAATTATATGAATTAAGAGAGAGAAGTTATGGAATCCGAGTTTATTATACTTTTAGAAAAGGAAAAATAATTCTTCTATTAAATGGTGGGGATAAATCTTCCCAAGCAGAAGACATTAAAAAAGCTCGTAAATTGATAAAAAATTTGGAATAA
- a CDS encoding helix-turn-helix domain-containing protein, whose product MTKKTKSFDALAKELLTKEQIERANFNAQIRYQMMTEVANKIKKEMEENKIGFNDLVKYMGTSPTQVNKILNGNANITIESLAKICSVFDLEPHIIFRKPRQ is encoded by the coding sequence ATGACTAAAAAAACAAAAAGCTTTGATGCCCTTGCAAAAGAGCTCTTAACAAAAGAGCAAATAGAGAGAGCAAATTTTAATGCGCAAATTCGTTATCAAATGATGACTGAAGTGGCAAATAAAATAAAAAAAGAAATGGAAGAAAATAAAATCGGCTTTAATGATCTTGTAAAATATATGGGGACAAGTCCTACTCAAGTTAATAAAATATTAAATGGAAATGCTAATATTACAATTGAAAGTCTTGCTAAAATTTGTAGTGTTTTTGATCTTGAACCGCATATCATTTTTAGAAAACCACGTCAATAA
- a CDS encoding LexA family protein encodes MYYKASFSKKCYIPLVLSPVCAGFPSPATDYIDKKIDLNEYIVKHPEATFYVKCQGDSMLGAGIHPGDILVVDRSLTAANGNIVVAVVNGEFTVKKLVMREKNIFLVAENQNYLDLRITEGMEFEIWGVVTTVIHSV; translated from the coding sequence ATGTATTATAAAGCTTCATTCAGTAAAAAATGCTATATACCGTTAGTTTTAAGTCCTGTTTGCGCGGGGTTTCCTTCGCCAGCTACAGACTATATTGATAAAAAGATTGATTTAAATGAGTATATTGTAAAGCATCCTGAAGCCACATTTTATGTGAAATGCCAAGGGGATTCCATGCTTGGCGCAGGCATTCATCCAGGTGATATTTTAGTAGTTGATAGATCGCTTACAGCAGCAAATGGAAATATTGTGGTTGCTGTTGTAAATGGCGAGTTTACCGTAAAAAAACTAGTGATGCGGGAAAAAAACATTTTTTTAGTAGCAGAAAATCAAAATTATTTGGATCTTCGCATTACGGAAGGTATGGAATTTGAAATATGGGGTGTTGTTACAACAGTCATTCATTCTGTTTAG